TCCCTTGGAATAGAATGCGCAAAACATAGATATTCAACATATTTCATACATTTCCAAAATTTGATGTCACAATTAAAAAAAGCACTTAAAGAAAACAGACTGGAAACTCGTCTAAAACATTTTGCGAAGTATAAAGTTTTGATAATTGATGAAATAGGATATCTCCCAATAGATACAGATGCATCAAATATATTTTTTCAATTAATTTCAAAAAGATATGAAAAGCATAGTACAATCATTACAACTAATACACCTTTTTCAGAATGGGGGAATATATTTGGATCACCTATTTTAGCTCAAGCTATTTTAGACAGACTTTTACATCATTCACATATTATTTCCATCAAAGGTAATTCTTATAGGCTTAGAGAAAAAATTGAGTTTTTTGATAATTCCTCTTCTAATTCTTAGTTCTTTTTTTGTACATTATTATTTTCCCTTTTTTTAACATTTTCGTAGTTGTTTTTACAACATTAATCATACTTTCTTTTTCTATCTTCCAATATATTATATACTGACTATTTTTCATCCACAAATTTAAAATAAAATTTATACAATATTTAGTCCATTCTTTTTTATTTTTATAACTATTTCCTTTCAATTTTTTGGTGACTAATGTTTAGATTAAATCAAAAGAAAGGAGGGATAGGATGAATAAAAAAATTAAAATTATTTTCAAAAAAGTTGATAAAAAAGAATATTCATCAAATGGTGCAATAGTGTCAAAATCTCATGGACACTAATTTCAATATCCCGAACCAGTAATACTGGTTCGGGATTTATAAAGAGGTGTATATATGTTAGAAAAAATAATAAATAAAAGAAACTATTTTATGTATATAAATAAAATTACCATTTCTATAAATATGCTTTTCTTTTTTTATTTTATGATTCATGATAGTTTAGAGATCACGATGCCATTGTTTTTTGAAAAATATAAAATAAACATAGTTTATTTAGGAATGTTAATATCAATTAGTAAAATATTGAGATCTATTATTATTATACCCCTTTCAAATATAAGAATGAATAAAAAGATAAAAGTATTATATTTTGTATTATTTACCAATATTTTATTAAATGTTTTCTCGATCATATTAAGGAATGTGTATCTTATCCTCTTTTATTTTTTATTTTTTCTTATTTCTACAAGTGTTTTTAATGTAATTATAAATCCTATCTTAGCAATAAATACACCAGAAGATAAATTAGGAATTACTTTTGGTATAAGAGATGTTTTTTTATATATTGGAAGTTTTATAGGATTATTAATTACAGGAAAAATTGTTGATATAAGCAATAATTATAATAATCTTTCTTTTATGTATATTATTCTATTTGTTTTCTTAATATTGAATTTAAAAAGTATCCAAAAATTAAATGGAGTTAATTTATCATATTCGGAGAATAAAAAAGATAAACACTCAGCAAGTAAATTAGTAAATATATTTAAGATCGAAAAAAGATTTCTTTATTATATCGGTGTTAATACAATAATAATTATTGGAACAAGTAGCCTGACATACATGCCATTAATTGGAAAAGAATATGGCATAAGTGATAGTGGAATATATTATATATTCTCATCTTCAATATTCTTTACTGCTTTTATGTCTTTAATAGGTGGAATAATAATAGATAAATTCAACAAGAAAAAAATATATATAGTAAACACATTTTTATATTTAATAGTATTATATTTGTTCGGTATAAATAACAAAGTTCTGTTTGTTATTGGGATATTAATTACTTCAGTTCAAATGGCATTTGCAAATATTAATAGCACATATCTTTTTGAAACATTTTCAAATGAAAAAGTAGAAAAATATTGGGGAATAATTAGTGTAGTCTCTTTAATTTCTTCAAGTATGGGGATATTTTTATCTGGATATTTATGGGAAATAAATCCATCGATTATGTTATTATTTTCTTTTCTAACAACTTTTTTAGGATTTATTTTAACATTTAAATTACCAGTAAAAAATGATAGGATGTGATTTTGTTGATAGACTTAGAATCTCATGATTATATGAATATTATAAAAAATTATCATCTAGCAAAAGAAAACTATACAGATAGGAATATTGAAAAAATTTTTATTGATACATATTTATTCGAATTAATAGAAAAATATAAAATTTTTCCAAAAAAACCATTATGGATAGGATGGAAAGTAACTCCAAAATGCAACCTTAATTGTATCCATTGTTGGGCTATAACTAAGGGAGAAGAGAGGAATACAGAAGATATGCTAAAAGTCATAGATAAATTTCATAAAATGCAAGTTATTCATGTTACATTAAGTGGCGGAGAACCATTTTTGAGAAAAGATATTTTTGAAATTTTAAAGTATTTGAAGAAAAAAAGAATTTATATTGAAATTTTTACAAATGGGATATTACTGAATGAAGAAAAAATTGAAAAATTAAATAAGATTTTAGATAAAAACACAGATACAATTCAAATAAGTTTAGATGCAGCAACAGAAACAACTTTTTTTTATCAAAGAAGAACAAAAAAATTTAACATAGTTGTTGATAATATAAACTTATTAAAAAAACACAATTTTATTGTGAGAACTAATTTTACAGCTACACATATTAATGTTAATGAAATTTTTGATGCATATGTTTTAGCTAATAAGTTAGGAGTAGATACGTTTAGTGTAAGCCATGTTTATGAATTAAACCGAGGAGTAAATTTATATGATAAAGTTAAATTAAATAGATTTATAAACGAAATAAAGAAATGTTTAAGATATAGAGAAGTAGCCAGAACAAAATTACGTTTATTTTTACCTATTGAGTTTTATTCAGAAATTGCTCAAAAAATAGAATCTAAAAATAAGAATTCTGTTATCATAGATAAAGAAAGTTTAGGAAAATGGTTTATAAAGGCAAATGGTGATATTTATCCAGAAGTAACTTTGGAATTCAATGAATTAAAATTTGGAAATATATATAACGATTCTATAGATGTAATTCTAAAAAAAGCATATGCAGTAACAAAAAATTTATATTTAAGAAATCTTGAAAAGCAAAAATGTAGTTATTGCAATATGTTATCCTTCTGTCAAGGTGGTGAAATTGGAAGAGTATATAAAAAATATAAATCCTCAAATTATCCTGATCCAAAATGTACATTCCAGGAGGTTAAAAATGATTAATATGGAATTACTATCAAAATTTTATCAAAGAGAATATAAAATAGTAAAAGAAAATAATGAAATAAATTTTGATGCATTTATTAATAATGAAATAAAACGGTATAAATTAAAAAAATTAAGTTTTCCGACTTTAATTGGTATAAAAATAACCAATAGATGTAATTTTAATTGTCCGTTTTGTTTTAGTTCTAAAAAAAATCCGAAAGATCTTTCAAAAAAAGAATTATTACACATAATCAAACAATTAAAAATATATAAACCTCATTCTATATATATAACTGGAGGAGAGCCGTTTTTAAATTCAAATATTTTCTATTTATTAAATGAATTAAAAAAATTAAACATAAAATTATCAATACATTCTAACGGTTCATTGATAGATGAATACATAGCAAAAAAATTATCAAAATTACTTGATAAAAAAGATAGCATTCAAATTAGTTTAGATGGATATGATAATGAAACATTTAAAATTACAAGAAATAGTGATTCATTTAAAAAAGTAATTAATGGAATAAACTTCCTTGTAAAAGAAAAAATATATGTGAAAATAAATACGGTTGTGACAAATTTAAATGTTAATTATCTTGATAAAATTTATGAATTAAGTTTAGATCTTGGAGTAAATGAAATTTCCTTTTCCCCATTATTAAATATTAAAAAATCCGAAAAAATATATTTACCTTCGGATGATTTGCTTTTAAAAAATTTTTCAAATGTATTAAAAAAATTTTATTCTACAGAAAAGAAATTAATAATATCTCAAGATCCAATAGCGGTTCCATGGGGAAATGAAATAATAAAAAATTTTAATAAGAATAGTAATTTAGTTTGTCCTGCAGGAAAAACAGCTT
This genomic stretch from Marinitoga litoralis harbors:
- a CDS encoding radical SAM/SPASM domain-containing protein, encoding MINMELLSKFYQREYKIVKENNEINFDAFINNEIKRYKLKKLSFPTLIGIKITNRCNFNCPFCFSSKKNPKDLSKKELLHIIKQLKIYKPHSIYITGGEPFLNSNIFYLLNELKKLNIKLSIHSNGSLIDEYIAKKLSKLLDKKDSIQISLDGYDNETFKITRNSDSFKKVINGINFLVKEKIYVKINTVVTNLNVNYLDKIYELSLDLGVNEISFSPLLNIKKSEKIYLPSDDLLLKNFSNVLKKFYSTEKKLIISQDPIAVPWGNEIIKNFNKNSNLVCPAGKTALEIDNYGNVFPCPYLYKTEFYTGNIFFENLLDIWNSKKWEIFRKLEWSNNNECKKCEFYNNCKAGCIAAAYINNRNYDPRCNKMKANNYYVEDN
- a CDS encoding MFS transporter, with product MLEKIINKRNYFMYINKITISINMLFFFYFMIHDSLEITMPLFFEKYKINIVYLGMLISISKILRSIIIIPLSNIRMNKKIKVLYFVLFTNILLNVFSIILRNVYLILFYFLFFLISTSVFNVIINPILAINTPEDKLGITFGIRDVFLYIGSFIGLLITGKIVDISNNYNNLSFMYIILFVFLILNLKSIQKLNGVNLSYSENKKDKHSASKLVNIFKIEKRFLYYIGVNTIIIIGTSSLTYMPLIGKEYGISDSGIYYIFSSSIFFTAFMSLIGGIIIDKFNKKKIYIVNTFLYLIVLYLFGINNKVLFVIGILITSVQMAFANINSTYLFETFSNEKVEKYWGIISVVSLISSSMGIFLSGYLWEINPSIMLLFSFLTTFLGFILTFKLPVKNDRM
- a CDS encoding ATP-binding protein yields the protein SLGIECAKHRYSTYFIHFQNLMSQLKKALKENRLETRLKHFAKYKVLIIDEIGYLPIDTDASNIFFQLISKRYEKHSTIITTNTPFSEWGNIFGSPILAQAILDRLLHHSHIISIKGNSYRLREKIEFFDNSSSNS
- a CDS encoding radical SAM/SPASM domain-containing protein — its product is MIDLESHDYMNIIKNYHLAKENYTDRNIEKIFIDTYLFELIEKYKIFPKKPLWIGWKVTPKCNLNCIHCWAITKGEERNTEDMLKVIDKFHKMQVIHVTLSGGEPFLRKDIFEILKYLKKKRIYIEIFTNGILLNEEKIEKLNKILDKNTDTIQISLDAATETTFFYQRRTKKFNIVVDNINLLKKHNFIVRTNFTATHINVNEIFDAYVLANKLGVDTFSVSHVYELNRGVNLYDKVKLNRFINEIKKCLRYREVARTKLRLFLPIEFYSEIAQKIESKNKNSVIIDKESLGKWFIKANGDIYPEVTLEFNELKFGNIYNDSIDVILKKAYAVTKNLYLRNLEKQKCSYCNMLSFCQGGEIGRVYKKYKSSNYPDPKCTFQEVKND